The Cystobacter fuscus DSM 2262 genome includes a region encoding these proteins:
- a CDS encoding type II toxin-antitoxin system PemK/MazF family toxin: MKTTPEEPTGARSTRINRGDVFWIGPDDSRGPVPSYSHPHVVVQDDVFNHSRITTVVVCALTSNLHRANEPGNVLLEVGEGNLPKQSVVVVSQISSVDKARLGERIGSLSDARVEQILAGLRFQQVSFFGR; this comes from the coding sequence ATGAAGACAACCCCAGAAGAACCCACGGGCGCACGCTCAACGAGGATCAACCGAGGTGACGTGTTCTGGATAGGGCCAGATGACTCGCGAGGCCCCGTCCCGAGCTACTCCCATCCCCACGTGGTGGTTCAGGACGACGTCTTCAACCACTCGCGCATCACGACCGTGGTCGTGTGTGCGTTGACGTCGAACCTGCACCGGGCGAACGAGCCGGGGAATGTCCTGCTCGAGGTGGGCGAGGGGAACCTTCCCAAGCAGAGCGTCGTGGTCGTGTCGCAGATCTCCTCGGTCGACAAGGCCCGCCTGGGTGAAAGGATCGGCTCGCTGTCCGACGCGCGGGTGGAGCAGATCCTGGCCGGTCTGCGCTTCCAGCAGGTGTCGTTCTTCGGGCGGTAG
- a CDS encoding NAD(P)-dependent alcohol dehydrogenase has protein sequence MKTMNAIVQPAYGSVEVLRFEEVERPELGDGEVRVRVHAAAVCQGDVHLLTGTPYLVRLVFGLLRPKRRIAGQEMAGTVEEVGPHVTALKPGDEVYGQVPGGAFAEYVCAPADLFAPKPANLTFEQAAAVPISGMTALQGLRDVGQLKPGQKVLINGASGGVGTFAVQIAKALGAEVTAVCSTRHVDKVRSLGADRVIDYTREDFTRGPERYDVMLDLVGNRPVSDCRAVLAPKGVFVSSAGSPGGNWIGPVVWILGVMLAGMFGSQRMTSLMARPRREDLLVLRSLIEAGKVTPVIEQRYALRETAAALSHVAEGHAQGKTVIVV, from the coding sequence ATGAAGACCATGAATGCGATCGTCCAACCGGCATACGGCTCGGTCGAGGTGCTTCGGTTCGAGGAGGTGGAGCGGCCAGAGTTGGGAGACGGCGAGGTGCGGGTCCGGGTGCATGCGGCCGCGGTGTGCCAGGGTGACGTGCACCTGCTCACCGGTACGCCGTACCTGGTTCGTCTGGTGTTCGGCCTGCTGCGGCCCAAGCGCCGCATCGCGGGACAGGAGATGGCCGGGACGGTGGAGGAGGTGGGCCCCCACGTCACCGCGCTCAAACCCGGAGACGAGGTCTACGGCCAGGTGCCGGGTGGCGCCTTCGCCGAATACGTGTGCGCGCCCGCGGACCTGTTCGCGCCCAAACCGGCCAATCTGACTTTCGAGCAGGCGGCGGCGGTGCCCATTTCAGGAATGACCGCGCTGCAGGGGCTGCGCGACGTCGGGCAGCTCAAGCCGGGGCAGAAGGTTCTGATCAACGGCGCCTCGGGCGGCGTAGGCACCTTCGCGGTGCAGATCGCCAAGGCGCTGGGCGCGGAGGTGACCGCGGTCTGCAGCACGCGCCACGTCGACAAGGTCCGCTCACTCGGCGCCGATCGGGTGATTGACTACACCCGCGAGGACTTCACGCGGGGCCCGGAGCGCTACGACGTGATGCTCGACCTGGTGGGCAACCGCCCTGTGTCCGACTGCCGGGCGGTGCTCGCGCCCAAGGGGGTGTTCGTCTCCTCCGCCGGCTCTCCGGGCGGAAACTGGATCGGGCCGGTCGTCTGGATTCTCGGGGTGATGCTGGCGGGAATGTTCGGCAGCCAGAGGATGACTTCGCTGATGGCCAGGCCGCGGCGGGAAGATCTGCTCGTCCTCCGGTCGCTCATCGAAGCCGGGAAGGTGACTCCGGTGATCGAGCAGCGGTACGCGCTGCGCGAGACCGCCGCGGCGTTGAGTCACGTGGCCGAGGGGCACGCGCAAGGCAAGACGGTGATAGTCGTCTGA
- a CDS encoding EamA family transporter, with amino-acid sequence MEPRKSGNIIAPTGDPPRRGVVLVFAWSIALARGEGAALPTLNARTLLFLALSGVATGLSWLAYFRALQLAPASRVAPLDKLSLALTLVLAWGLLGEPMSWKLVMGVGMMVCGALLTLG; translated from the coding sequence GTGGAACCGCGAAAGAGCGGCAACATCATCGCTCCCACGGGAGACCCTCCTCGCCGAGGGGTGGTGCTAGTCTTCGCCTGGAGCATCGCGCTGGCCCGGGGAGAGGGGGCCGCCCTTCCCACCCTCAACGCTCGCACGCTCCTCTTTCTCGCCCTCTCCGGTGTGGCCACGGGCCTGTCCTGGCTGGCCTACTTTCGGGCGCTCCAGCTCGCCCCCGCCTCGCGGGTGGCACCCCTCGACAAGCTCAGCCTGGCCCTCACGCTCGTCCTGGCGTGGGGTCTTCTGGGAGAGCCCATGTCGTGGAAGCTCGTCATGGGCGTGGGGATGATGGTCTGCGGCGCACTGCTGACCCTGGGCTGA
- a CDS encoding PD40 domain-containing protein: MLTPRGRCFLVLAVLLAGSAWAQDDENDGGLRRPSRLTVGMGDQFLGQLAPDGNTLIFVSNRNIATEIYVQDLEQGRERRLFDEGADVTWPRVSPDGKHLLYISFRNQASGQLCVRELPGAEGRRCLEEETSALQAEWIDASHIALVSRATIQGDLRLSRVTVARELSASPLLERNLTSPALSPDGRWLVYVPVERSVQQVGPGFAARASSHLEALRLDRSGAAPIPLALDLPGQTGQPVFARDGRSLYVVQFFTDSNTDGVIDASDRGVLFRVPWATEREDAPGLAAASSPDQLTSVSWSCEYPAPAAASLIATCSRDQSLDVYQLPLDGQVPSTWDVPRLSAELKMVGRRADQLLLYHQRLLREVRPKLRRLLMMRLSQLHLAAEDFDAAEFYARHMHSVNDSATAGLSEPLRLLIDHRRAMKENERGRMVDEPLDAERKRMAALDPAAAPSPPSAVFQHVVRSELAEAAGDFTRARQELEAAQLTDTTPRAVLEAYYERADALYRKLDDREALVEAGRRLSMNKVFPDDDQLDFARAAVRSLYRGRPYDEADAAMARALASAPAGSAYAFALELGRHVNALHDERPPRAVRDALIAFYRQQKEPLRRRVLVQDAVERAAGLGADGVLEALATVYVDDAPPGTEERRQAERLFRRAIMGRAYRRLGRQRLDEARADFDLVTQRTGSLESAVESMSLRLRAGVSPEVVEKEVTTTSASMARPLAHFVKAYLTARQLPKLEDDRAHARAVAAAVKELRASWQELKNQREVHALSGAIHHEDFLRGHAPAAAERANRHYLIALDLVRNNVRYRAMILGALGLLHTQVGNFHIALGYLEQRDKLPYVDNAAGLAVSLSRARALLHVGREEEAAQAAEQALSMVDATPKLARFALLVMDRAALYNLAAGRFERALALYDRELPTVETGPSDAEGLRNRLVVRLARCAAELGAGQPQRALEDLDRVERDLVTPAVRASLKQAHATPQHVQRSYRIIAAGLRANAETRLGHLDAAAHALEQRRELFLEQFAESDRDEDLRAVTLAEMRLAENAVDRRDTARAGRWLGKALEHADTLIERTHAPLDAGQLDVLWFAAQLHSDGNTQVPFDVPKRLGQAQRSLIDQRDPSWRSYLAWFEIYLALDANPPAELRDALVLPAQP; this comes from the coding sequence GTGCTGACGCCTCGTGGCCGGTGCTTCCTGGTCCTGGCTGTTCTCCTCGCGGGCAGTGCCTGGGCGCAGGACGATGAGAACGACGGAGGCTTGCGCAGGCCCTCACGGCTCACCGTGGGCATGGGAGATCAATTCCTGGGGCAGTTGGCGCCCGATGGGAACACGCTGATCTTCGTGTCCAACCGCAACATCGCGACCGAGATCTACGTTCAGGATCTGGAACAGGGCCGCGAGCGCCGCCTCTTCGACGAAGGCGCCGATGTGACCTGGCCGCGGGTCAGTCCCGACGGCAAGCACCTGCTCTACATCTCGTTCCGGAACCAGGCCAGCGGCCAGTTGTGTGTGCGGGAACTGCCTGGGGCGGAAGGCCGCCGCTGCCTCGAGGAAGAGACCAGCGCGCTGCAGGCGGAATGGATCGATGCCTCGCATATCGCGCTGGTGAGCCGGGCGACCATCCAGGGCGATCTGCGCTTGTCGCGAGTCACGGTGGCGCGCGAGTTGAGCGCGAGTCCCCTGCTCGAGCGCAACCTGACCAGTCCCGCCCTCTCACCCGATGGGCGCTGGCTGGTGTACGTCCCGGTCGAACGCTCCGTGCAGCAGGTGGGCCCTGGCTTCGCCGCGCGCGCCTCGTCCCATCTGGAGGCACTTCGGTTGGATCGCTCCGGCGCGGCCCCCATCCCGCTGGCGCTCGATCTTCCGGGACAGACCGGCCAGCCGGTGTTCGCGCGCGATGGGCGCTCCCTGTACGTGGTGCAGTTCTTCACCGACTCCAATACGGACGGGGTGATTGACGCCAGCGACAGGGGAGTGCTGTTCCGGGTGCCTTGGGCCACCGAGCGCGAGGACGCGCCCGGGTTGGCCGCCGCCTCCAGTCCGGACCAGCTCACCAGTGTGTCCTGGAGCTGCGAGTACCCGGCGCCCGCGGCCGCGTCACTCATCGCGACCTGTTCGCGCGATCAGTCGCTGGATGTGTATCAGTTGCCGCTGGATGGCCAGGTTCCCAGCACCTGGGATGTTCCTCGTCTCAGCGCGGAATTGAAAATGGTCGGCAGGCGCGCGGATCAACTCCTGCTCTACCACCAACGCCTGTTGCGTGAAGTCCGGCCCAAGCTGCGTCGTCTGCTGATGATGCGCCTGAGCCAGCTCCACCTGGCTGCCGAGGACTTCGATGCGGCGGAGTTCTACGCCCGCCACATGCACTCGGTGAACGATTCCGCCACCGCGGGACTATCGGAGCCGCTGCGGCTTCTCATCGACCACCGGCGCGCGATGAAGGAGAACGAACGCGGCCGCATGGTGGACGAGCCGCTCGACGCCGAACGCAAACGCATGGCCGCGTTGGATCCCGCCGCCGCTCCCAGCCCACCCTCCGCCGTCTTCCAACACGTGGTGCGCAGTGAGCTGGCGGAGGCCGCTGGTGACTTCACGCGGGCACGTCAGGAGTTGGAGGCAGCGCAGCTGACCGACACCACGCCGCGCGCGGTGCTGGAGGCCTATTACGAACGAGCGGACGCGCTGTACCGCAAGCTCGATGATCGGGAGGCCCTGGTCGAAGCCGGCCGCAGGCTGTCCATGAACAAGGTGTTTCCCGACGACGACCAGCTCGACTTCGCTCGCGCCGCCGTCCGCTCCCTGTACCGGGGACGCCCCTATGACGAAGCGGATGCCGCCATGGCCCGGGCACTCGCCTCGGCACCGGCCGGCTCGGCCTATGCGTTCGCCTTGGAGCTGGGTCGGCACGTCAACGCGTTGCACGACGAGCGACCCCCCCGAGCCGTCCGGGATGCATTGATCGCGTTCTACCGTCAGCAGAAGGAGCCCCTTCGCCGGCGCGTCCTGGTGCAGGACGCCGTCGAGCGCGCGGCGGGCCTCGGCGCCGATGGCGTGCTGGAGGCCTTGGCGACGGTCTACGTCGACGACGCCCCGCCCGGCACCGAGGAACGCCGCCAGGCCGAGCGGTTGTTTCGTCGCGCGATCATGGGCCGCGCCTACCGCCGGTTGGGGAGGCAGCGTCTGGACGAAGCCCGTGCCGACTTCGACCTCGTGACTCAACGGACGGGCTCACTGGAAAGTGCTGTCGAGTCCATGAGCCTGCGTTTGCGTGCCGGCGTCAGCCCCGAGGTGGTGGAAAAGGAAGTCACCACCACCTCCGCGAGCATGGCCAGGCCGCTCGCGCACTTCGTGAAGGCCTACCTCACGGCGCGCCAGTTGCCCAAGCTGGAGGATGACCGCGCCCACGCCCGGGCGGTGGCGGCGGCCGTGAAGGAGCTGCGTGCCTCGTGGCAGGAGCTCAAGAACCAACGCGAGGTGCATGCCCTCTCGGGTGCCATTCATCACGAGGACTTCCTCCGCGGCCACGCTCCCGCCGCCGCCGAGCGCGCCAACCGGCATTACCTGATCGCCCTGGACCTGGTGCGCAACAACGTCCGCTACCGGGCGATGATCCTCGGCGCGTTGGGGCTGTTGCACACCCAGGTGGGCAACTTCCACATCGCCCTGGGCTATCTCGAGCAACGGGACAAGCTGCCCTACGTGGACAACGCGGCGGGGCTGGCGGTGTCCCTTTCCCGCGCCCGGGCGCTCTTGCACGTTGGCCGCGAGGAAGAGGCGGCCCAGGCGGCGGAGCAGGCCCTGTCCATGGTGGACGCCACACCGAAGCTGGCCAGGTTCGCCCTGCTGGTGATGGATCGCGCGGCGCTCTACAACCTCGCCGCGGGCCGCTTCGAGCGTGCGTTGGCGCTCTACGATCGCGAACTGCCCACCGTGGAAACGGGCCCCAGCGACGCGGAGGGTCTACGCAACCGGTTGGTGGTGCGGCTGGCCCGCTGCGCCGCGGAGTTGGGGGCGGGTCAGCCCCAGCGGGCGTTGGAGGACCTGGACAGGGTTGAGCGCGACCTGGTGACCCCCGCCGTGCGAGCCTCGCTGAAACAGGCACACGCCACCCCCCAGCACGTTCAGCGCTCCTATCGCATCATCGCCGCGGGATTGCGCGCCAATGCGGAGACCCGACTCGGGCATCTGGACGCCGCGGCCCACGCACTCGAACAGCGGCGCGAGCTGTTCCTGGAACAGTTCGCCGAGTCGGATCGTGATGAGGATCTCCGCGCGGTGACGCTGGCGGAGATGCGGCTGGCCGAGAATGCCGTGGATCGCCGGGACACGGCGCGGGCGGGCCGCTGGTTGGGCAAGGCGCTCGAGCACGCCGACACCCTGATCGAGCGCACCCACGCGCCGCTCGATGCCGGTCAGCTCGACGTGCTCTGGTTCGCGGCGCAGTTGCACTCGGATGGGAACACGCAGGTTCCTTTCGATGTGCCCAAGCGTCTGGGCCAGGCACAACGCTCCCTCATCGACCAGCGTGATCCTTCCTGGCGCTCCTATCTGGCGTGGTTCGAGATCTATCTGGCGCTTGATGCGAACCCGCCCGCGGAACTCCGGGACGCCCTGGTGCTGCCCGCACAGCCCTAG
- a CDS encoding VOC family protein, translating into MEKISPCLWFDGQAEEAARFYVSLVPDSRIDEVVRSPADNPGGREGSVLTVVFTLGGRRFVGLNGGPHFKFNEAVSFQLHCEDQAEVDRLTQALSAHPEAEQCGWVKDRFGLSWQIVPRRLSELLSSPDAAKARRAMEAMLKMKRIDIAAVERAAAGGA; encoded by the coding sequence ATGGAGAAGATCAGTCCCTGCCTCTGGTTCGACGGACAGGCCGAGGAGGCCGCCCGTTTCTACGTGTCACTCGTGCCGGATAGCCGGATCGACGAGGTGGTGCGCTCGCCCGCGGACAACCCGGGTGGACGTGAGGGCAGCGTCCTGACGGTCGTGTTCACCCTCGGCGGCCGGCGCTTCGTCGGGCTCAATGGCGGCCCGCACTTCAAGTTCAACGAGGCGGTGAGCTTCCAGCTCCATTGCGAGGATCAGGCCGAGGTCGACCGGCTGACCCAGGCGCTGTCGGCGCATCCCGAGGCCGAGCAGTGTGGCTGGGTGAAGGACCGGTTCGGCCTGTCGTGGCAGATCGTTCCCCGCCGCCTGAGCGAGCTGCTCAGCAGCCCGGATGCCGCGAAGGCCCGGCGTGCGATGGAGGCGATGCTGAAGATGAAGCGGATCGACATCGCCGCGGTCGAGCGCGCCGCGGCGGGCGGCGCCTGA
- a CDS encoding ATP-binding protein: MGVRIGIIIALGTLFSFLHMLHTVRTKALAQLQQHVAERSEQEQAIFVLAEDNHTFLKKALEERIRELEREDVSARFDRLFARRPDGTVRNRPELVDGKREVQGFISPNVVIDDGFRSRFMAAHDVLTRYGQAIGVRFTTTYINLTEGGIVGFWPWAPTWAQQVGPDFSITNYEDYTLTLPENNPQRQTIWTGIYLETVSKVWIASVSTPLDVDGHHVASIGNDVLLDEFMHRTVNEHLPGVYNIIFREDGQLIAHSELKSKGATTPYNILRAAEQPGDAAHRLGSKENAAHLRGIFERVKNREPAQTLLALPEYGEYVAVMRLKGPGWYLATVLPESMVSRPAFAAARYILLLGILSLLVELVIMSRVLQQQVSHPLKKLLQATDKVAVGDFQVALDTARQDELGQLAHAFQRMADQVQHREEALRQGNEGLEQRVEERTRALNDVHARWMQTARRTGMAEIATNVLHNVGNVLNSVYTSVQLARDRTAGMRLEHVGRVTRMLEEHQSDLATFLTGDARGRHLMPFLDKLGENLREDRAEIVSLLDDVGRYTEHIGDIVKVQQNYARMPRLHEPVDLALLVEDALRINSAELTRHQVKVARNLASLPPVLTDKHKTLMILVNLVSNARYALDTVAPGERRLTVTLERASTDRVRIGIHDNGMGIAPEMRPRVFQPGVTTHEDRHGFGLHASALAAQELGGSLTVHSEGTGHGATFILELPYHPARPRA; the protein is encoded by the coding sequence ATGGGGGTGCGCATCGGGATCATCATCGCCCTCGGCACGCTCTTCAGCTTCCTCCACATGCTTCACACCGTGCGCACCAAGGCACTCGCGCAGTTGCAGCAGCATGTCGCGGAGCGGAGTGAGCAGGAGCAGGCCATCTTCGTGCTGGCGGAGGACAACCACACCTTCCTCAAGAAGGCCCTGGAGGAGCGAATCCGGGAGCTCGAGCGGGAAGACGTGAGCGCCCGCTTCGATCGCCTGTTCGCGCGGCGGCCCGATGGCACGGTCCGCAACAGACCCGAGCTCGTCGACGGAAAGAGGGAGGTGCAGGGCTTCATCTCCCCGAACGTGGTCATCGATGACGGCTTCCGCTCCCGGTTCATGGCCGCCCATGACGTGCTCACCCGGTACGGGCAAGCCATCGGCGTCCGGTTCACTACGACCTACATCAACCTGACGGAGGGGGGGATCGTGGGCTTCTGGCCGTGGGCTCCCACCTGGGCCCAGCAGGTCGGGCCGGACTTCTCGATCACCAACTATGAGGACTACACGCTCACCCTGCCCGAGAACAACCCCCAGAGGCAGACCATCTGGACTGGCATCTATCTGGAGACCGTCTCCAAGGTCTGGATAGCCTCGGTCTCGACACCACTGGACGTGGACGGACACCATGTCGCGTCGATCGGCAACGATGTCCTGCTCGACGAGTTCATGCACCGCACCGTCAACGAGCACCTGCCCGGTGTCTACAACATCATCTTCCGCGAGGACGGCCAGCTCATCGCGCATTCCGAGCTGAAGTCGAAGGGCGCCACCACGCCCTACAACATCCTGCGCGCCGCCGAGCAGCCCGGGGATGCGGCCCATCGCCTCGGGTCCAAGGAGAACGCGGCCCATCTGCGCGGCATCTTCGAACGGGTGAAGAACCGCGAGCCAGCCCAGACCCTCCTGGCGCTGCCGGAGTACGGCGAATACGTCGCGGTGATGCGGCTGAAGGGCCCCGGCTGGTACCTCGCCACGGTGTTGCCCGAGAGCATGGTGTCGCGGCCCGCCTTCGCCGCGGCACGCTACATCCTGCTGCTCGGCATCCTGTCGCTGCTGGTGGAGCTGGTCATCATGTCCCGGGTGCTCCAACAGCAGGTGTCCCATCCCCTGAAGAAGCTGCTCCAGGCCACCGACAAGGTGGCGGTCGGCGACTTCCAGGTGGCGTTGGACACCGCTCGCCAGGATGAGCTGGGACAACTGGCCCACGCCTTCCAGCGCATGGCCGACCAGGTCCAACACCGAGAGGAGGCCCTGCGCCAGGGCAACGAGGGTCTGGAGCAACGGGTGGAGGAGCGCACCCGTGCACTCAATGATGTCCACGCGCGGTGGATGCAGACGGCCCGGCGGACGGGCATGGCGGAGATCGCCACCAACGTGCTGCACAACGTGGGCAACGTGCTCAACAGCGTCTACACCTCGGTCCAGCTCGCCAGGGATCGGACGGCTGGGATGCGATTGGAACACGTGGGCCGGGTGACCCGGATGCTCGAGGAGCACCAGTCCGACCTCGCCACCTTCCTGACCGGGGACGCGCGCGGGCGTCACCTGATGCCCTTCCTGGACAAGCTGGGGGAGAACCTGCGCGAGGACCGCGCGGAGATCGTTTCGCTGCTGGATGACGTGGGCCGCTATACCGAGCACATCGGTGACATCGTCAAGGTGCAGCAGAACTACGCCCGCATGCCCCGGCTGCACGAGCCCGTCGACTTGGCGCTGCTGGTGGAGGACGCCTTGCGCATCAACTCGGCCGAACTGACGCGTCATCAGGTGAAGGTGGCGCGGAACCTGGCGTCCCTGCCCCCCGTACTGACGGACAAGCACAAGACGCTGATGATCCTCGTCAACCTGGTCTCCAATGCCAGATACGCCCTGGACACGGTGGCACCGGGCGAACGGCGCCTGACGGTGACGCTGGAGCGGGCCTCCACGGACCGCGTCCGCATCGGCATCCATGACAATGGGATGGGAATCGCCCCGGAGATGCGCCCCCGCGTCTTCCAGCCTGGCGTCACCACGCACGAGGACCGACACGGCTTCGGCCTGCACGCCAGTGCCCTGGCGGCGCAGGAGCTGGGCGGCTCCTTGACCGTCCACAGCGAGGGGACCGGACACGGAGCCACCTTCATCCTGGAGTTGCCCTACCACCCGGCCCGGCCACGGGCCTGA
- a CDS encoding luciferase domain-containing protein has translation MSNPTALDAGKSVADLALPVRQGSRPRTTPTNPHSQLDQMPTPLLSQELAKRIAQLPGIRLGLSGRAPPGTIGFYLKEQEAHGPQEAFLLGLEFAHLHPSPDGSLHLPLPEPLRSKAIASGWAEQHPLAGHPTVSRDIVMVYAPRNPAEIEVVLTLVTASWRYARGH, from the coding sequence ATGTCCAACCCCACCGCGCTCGACGCGGGGAAGTCGGTCGCCGACCTCGCGCTTCCCGTCCGCCAGGGCAGTCGCCCGAGGACCACGCCGACCAACCCGCACAGCCAGCTGGATCAGATGCCGACCCCGCTCCTGAGCCAGGAGCTCGCCAAACGCATCGCTCAACTGCCCGGCATCCGGCTCGGCCTGAGCGGACGGGCGCCCCCCGGCACGATCGGCTTCTATCTGAAGGAGCAGGAGGCCCACGGTCCGCAAGAGGCCTTCCTGCTGGGCCTCGAGTTCGCCCACCTCCATCCGAGTCCGGACGGCAGCCTCCACCTGCCCCTGCCGGAACCGCTGCGGAGCAAGGCGATCGCGAGCGGCTGGGCCGAGCAGCATCCCCTCGCCGGCCATCCCACCGTCTCCCGCGACATCGTCATGGTGTACGCGCCCCGGAATCCGGCCGAAATCGAGGTGGTCCTCACGCTCGTGACCGCCTCCTGGCGCTACGCGCGCGGCCACTGA
- a CDS encoding DUF1318 domain-containing protein, with product MKRRGLLLLAALALPGCIRAPEIVMVDRATALEEQASGSFEDVERRLARAGMSPTPVPLTPNQLEELGIQPTPLVENLGRTQADRVDELLRRHCVGEGRDGLLVDTRSRCQSGRLSADDAALVDRVNRARRQLWQWMRTVRPGVPEESLRRSWQQVHAQGVICGGWVESEDGTWGEKKC from the coding sequence ATGAAACGCCGCGGGTTGCTGCTGCTCGCCGCCCTTGCCCTTCCCGGGTGCATCCGCGCCCCCGAGATCGTCATGGTCGATCGCGCGACGGCGCTCGAGGAACAGGCCTCGGGATCGTTCGAGGACGTGGAACGGCGTCTGGCTCGTGCGGGCATGAGCCCGACGCCGGTGCCGCTCACGCCCAACCAACTGGAGGAGCTGGGCATCCAACCCACGCCGCTGGTCGAGAACCTGGGCAGGACGCAGGCGGACCGCGTCGATGAGCTGCTGCGGCGCCACTGCGTGGGCGAGGGGAGGGACGGGTTGCTGGTGGACACCCGGAGCCGCTGCCAGTCCGGACGCTTGTCGGCCGATGACGCCGCCCTGGTGGATCGGGTGAACCGGGCCCGGCGGCAGCTGTGGCAGTGGATGCGGACGGTCCGCCCCGGTGTGCCCGAGGAGTCGTTGCGCCGGAGCTGGCAACAGGTGCACGCGCAGGGGGTGATCTGCGGCGGCTGGGTGGAGTCCGAGGACGGCACCTGGGGAGAAAAGAAGTGCTGA
- a CDS encoding nuclear transport factor 2 family protein encodes MTTNEQVIRALYEAAEVQDVKKFVSLFADDGYFYDVSAGQKYRGDEIGLTVEIYATAFPDMHRELDQFYVRGDVVVVELSLNGTHRGPLKLPAGTIPATGKEIHAPCCDVFHLKDGKVQSFHCYTAATILLGQLGVLPNLEAAFKRT; translated from the coding sequence ATGACCACGAACGAGCAGGTAATCCGCGCACTCTACGAGGCAGCCGAGGTCCAGGACGTCAAGAAATTCGTGTCGTTGTTCGCGGACGACGGCTACTTCTACGACGTGTCCGCCGGCCAGAAATATCGTGGCGACGAGATTGGCCTCACGGTCGAGATCTATGCGACGGCATTTCCCGACATGCACCGGGAACTCGACCAGTTCTATGTCCGCGGTGATGTCGTCGTGGTGGAGCTGTCATTGAATGGCACGCATCGGGGGCCGCTGAAGCTGCCTGCCGGAACAATTCCCGCGACAGGCAAGGAAATCCACGCACCCTGCTGTGACGTCTTTCACTTGAAGGACGGCAAGGTCCAGTCGTTCCACTGCTACACCGCCGCGACCATTCTGTTGGGCCAGCTCGGGGTTCTCCCGAATCTCGAAGCCGCATTCAAGCGTACCTAG